From the genome of Bacteroidota bacterium:
GGACAAGGTTTAACAGAAGGTGCCGGAGCAGTAGATCAAATGTTCATTCAGGGATCATCTTCCCATGCACGTGTGAAAGAAGTGATGACGCATCAGCAGCCGCGAATGTCCTGGGATTCTGCCCGTATAATTGGTGGTGAAGGAGGAAATAAATACGAACGTCGGCCTGAATTTTTAGTAAGTGTCGGCCCCGTTTCTCTCTCTCCATTCGGCTCTGTTAAAATCGTTTTTGCCGAAGTTATGGGAGAAATGGATCGTGCAAAAATAGTAGAAGGGGGCGTTGCGAACATTGATCTCATGGCAACGGCATCTCGCGATTCCATGTTTTCGCACGTTCGTGCTGCACGGAAATTATATGCAAGTAATTATCTTCCTGCCGTTCATCCACCTCCAACACCTACGGATGGAGAGAATAGTTTGAAAGTAACCACTGAGCCCGGAAGAATTATTATTGATTGGACTCCAGTTTCAGCAGCGTATAAAGATCCTATCTCTGGCGTGAATGATCTTGCCGGATATCGAGTCTACCGTTCTAACTACTTTACAATCGGACCGTGGACACTAGTATCAGATATCAAAAAAGATTCTACTGTATTGGTTAATGGAAATATTCGATTTGTCGATAAAGATTTACCGTTCGGTGTCGGCAACTATTATTGTGTGACCAGTTATGATGTGAGCGGTAATGAATGCGGTAAAGTAAATAATACACGCTTTCCGGTATATCCACTGCGCGGGCCAAATCTTCAGTTTCCGAATAACGTTTCTGTTGTTCCTAATCCTTTTCGACAACATAGTAATCTTAACGGCACCGGCGAACGATATCGAATGGAATTCATCGGCATTCCGGCAAAATGCAAAATAAAAATCTACACCCTCACCGGTGATGTCATACAAGAAATTACACATGATGACGGAAGCGGATCTGAAGCATGGGGAAGCATTAAACGACTTGATTATCAATTGAACAAATGGACTCTCGGTATTGCACCGGGCGTTTATATCTACCGTGTTGAATCGCTAGTACCGGGCCATACGAGTGAATCATATATCGGCAAATTAGCAATTGTGAAGTAATGGAGAAGAATCTCATGCAATTGAAAAAAACAATATTTCACGCAATCCTCTCTATCACGCTTGTTTTGCCGATAAGTATTTATGCACAATCCGGAATTTCACCGATCGATATTGAACGGGCGGGACAATCAGGTTGGCAGTTCTTAAAAATAAACGGCGATGCCAGGCAAGCGGCATTAGCGGGAGCATATACCGCAGTCTCTCATGGTGATGCAAGTGCTATTTTCGGAAATCCCGCCTCACTTTCCGATGTGAAAAATATCGATGTTCAAATTAATGCAGTACAGTGGATTGCAGATATTAATCATCAGTCCTCTGCCATTGCATATAATTTAGGTGATATCGGTGTAGTAGGTGCCAGTATTGCCATACTTGGATACGGTGATATTCCAGAAACGATCAATATGTCTACTGGAACAAGCGGAACAACACCGGTCGTGACGGGAAATATGTTCACAGCAAATGACATTGCGGCAGGTTTTTCATTCGCTCGAAAGATTACGGACAATCTTTCGGTCGGCGGCAACATCCGATGGATGCAGCAACAAATTGCAGAACTTTCCATGAGAAACTGGTCGTTAGATTTCGGAACAATGTACTACACAGGATTTAAAACATTGCGCATAGCCATTACGGCGAGAAATTTCGGTCCCGATTCACGTTTTGGCGGATGGAGTGAAGAATTTCAAACAGAATCGGATAACGTTCGCATGCCGTTGGATTTTCGTGCCGGTATGGCGATGGATTTTTTGAATGAAGACGGGAGCCCTCATTTTGTAACAGTTGTGATAGAAGGGGACCATCCAAATGACGGGAAAGAAAAATTTCATTTTGGTGCAAGTTATGCATTTGATGGAATATTTTTTCTTCGCGGCGGATATAAATTCAATTATGACGTGCAGAGATTTACATTCGGAGCAGGGATTACGTATCCGTTTGCAGGAACATTTGGCACTCTCAATTATGCATATGTCGACTTTAATGAACTAACGCAGGCGCACATGTTCTCGTTTGGATTTTCTTTTTAAACCTTAACAGCATTGTCCTAATAATGCGGAACGTGATAATTTGACCATGAAAAATAAAGTAGTTGTCATAGGAAGTTATAATACGGATCTCACCATAAAAACAGGAAGAATCCCACGTCCGGGAGAAACGGTGATTGGCGGAATCTTTTCGGAAGGTGGAGGAGGGAAAGGGGCAAATCAGGCAGTAGCGGCAGTCCGTGCCGGAGCCAAAGTCAGTTTTATCGCTAGAGTGGGAAATGATGTGCTTGGGAAAGAAGGAATCCAGCGGCTGTCAGAAGAGCGGATCGACACTCGGTATGTTTTTCATGATACCGATGTTGCAACGGGCGTTGCATTTATTGTCGTGGATGAACGGGGAGAAAACAGCATTGTCGTAGCTTCCGGCGCAAACGCACGTCTACATCCTGCGGATATTGAAAAGGCAAAGGAAGAAATCTCCTCAGCCGCAGTATTGCTTGTGCAGTTAGAATCACCGCTTGATGCGGTTCTTGCAGCAATTAAAAATGCCCACCGTAACGGTACGATAGTTATTTTGAATCCTGCTCCCGCTCAGGTGTTGGAGGCAAGCATCTTAAAGGAGATTGACATCATCACTCCCAATAAAGTAGAAGCAGAGATGCTTACAGGAACCAAAGTAACTGATGAAGAGAGCATGCGGACTATTTCTAAAAAATTTTTTGACTATGGAATTAAAAATGTCTTGATCACGCTCGGTTCGAAAGGAATTTTTGCCGGACTTTCCGGTTCAATGGAACTTATTCCTGCATACCAGGTACGATCTATTGATTCAACGGGAGCGGGCGATGTCTTCAGCGGTTCGTTGGCTGCGTTTCTGTCTGAAGGCATGTCGATCGAAAAAGGTGCAAGGATGGCAAATGCTTCCGCATCTATTTCTGTCACCCGAATGGGAGCGCAAAATTCTGCCCCGCGTCGGACTGAAATTGAAAAATTTATTGCTACACATGCGTCCTCTGAAGCTGTAGCGTTCAACTAAGAATGTTGTTTTATCATCATCACAATGGAGGTTCAGATGAAATCTAATTCACCGTTTGCAATATTTCTTACGTTCGTGATGCTGTTAGGTCAAGTGTTGATCGCTCAGGAGAGTAAGAACATGTCACTCCTTGGAAATTATGGAAAAGGTGAAGGGGAATCCAAAGGAATATTTGCCGCAGGTTCGGTGGTATATTACGGACTGGGAAATAAAATTCAGATAGCGAGTTTCACAAATCCCTCAACTCCCGTGAAAATTGGAAGCGTGACTGTGTCTGCTGTTGTCGAAGATCTTGTAAGGACATCGATCAATAGTACGCAATACATCGTTGCAAGCGGCGGCAGTAAGATGTGGATCGCGAATGTTCAAAATCCCACAACACCATCATTGGTGTCAACGGTGGAAGTTGCTCCCGGCACAACATGTGAAGGAATTGCCACGAGCGGAACATATGCGTACGTAGCTGCTGGTGGGGCTGGTTTTAAAGTGTACAACATTGCCACTCCAGCAACTCCACAATTAGTTATCTCAATTGATAGTTTAGAGTATTGTGAAAGTGTCGTCATTTCTGGACAGTACGCATACATCGCAGCAGGATCACGAAGTCATATCCTTGATATAACAAACCCGGCAGCTCCAATTTATGTCGGAAGAATTGCGGCTTATGGAGGATACCACCAGTATATCAATGTCAGGTCGGGTTATGCCTACGTATGTAATTATGATGCCGGATTAGCTGTGGTGAATGTTTCGGCACCGGCAAATCCTGTGAATGTGATGGAGATTCCATCAGGATACAGAACTGCGCGGATTGTATTTGATGGTAACTATGGATATGTAGCCGTCGGTGATTCCGGTATGTCTATATATAATGTCGTGAATCCGGCAGCACCGGTTTACTCGACAAAAATTAAAACGACAGGACGGGCTGCTTCGCTGTACTATGGTGCCGTCTCTGTTGGTGGAACACCAACAGGACATATTTTTGTAGCAAACAGAAATCCTGCTCCCGGAGTCAGCGCCATCAACGTATCGACTCCTACGGCACCGGTGACATCGTCCTTTCTTGCAGCACTTGCTGCGCCATCCGGAACCGCATATACGCCATTCTATGATAACGGAAAAGTATATGTTGCTTATGGAACGGCCGGTCTCAGAATTCTCGATGTGTCAAATCCTTCCAGTCCGGCATTACTTTCAACAGTAGATTTGGGTGGCGATTCTCGAGCAGTTGTTGCAAGTGGAAATTATGCGTATGTGGCAGCTCGAGATTCCGGCGTATATATTGTTGACGTAACAAATGCATCAACTCCTGTTAAGATCAATACCATTAAAACTCCTCGTGCTCGCGGAATTTCCATCAGCGGTACAAAAGTATACGTTGCCGCTAGTGACAGCGGAATGGGAGTAATTGATATCACAACACCGACCTCTGCTTCTGTTATTAAATATACCGGCAACAGTGTTTATGGTGAAAATGTTTCTGTGAATGGATCAATCGCCGGGATTACTGACTACAGTAAAATTACTTTTTACGATATCTCTAATCCTTCCGCTCCGGTGAAAAAGGGTTCTACCGGATCATTTAAAATAGGAAACGAAGGTTTTGCAATTTCCGGAACGAATGCATTTGTGCCGGACGGCGACAGTTTAAAGATCTACAAAATTGAAAATTTAAATGTCCCATCGTTGGTTTCCAAAATTAAAACAGGCGGATATGGCTATACGGCTGTAGTGGATGGAAAATACTGTTATGTGGCGTCAGAAGGAACGGGAGTGAGGGCAATAAATATTTCTGACCCATCAGCGCCGGTAGAAGATGGATTTTATGACGGAGTTCCGGAATCACGAGGCGTTGTTGTGAATGGTAAGTATATCTATACGGCAGAGAAATTAGATGGTTTGACGATCTATTCCAATGATCTTTTGACATCTGTGTCTGAAAAAAATATGCTAATGCCGGAAAAAATATCGCTTCATCAGAATTATCCGAATCCATTCAATCCAACAACCTTTATCACGGTCGATGTGAAAACAAAGTCGTTTGTTTTGCTGGAAGTCTTTAATGCATTGGGACAAAAAGTTGATGAATTGTTAAATACACAACTTCCTGCCGGAACGATGACCGTGCCATTTAACGGCTCCTCACTTTCGACCGGTGTGTATCTTTACCGACTGCAGGTGAATGGTGTTTCGATGACAAAAAAAATGATGCTCATCAAATAATTATGATATGTTGATGCACCTAAGAAGTCAATAAGTGTTTTTCATAACATGTTTAGTAACAATAGATCACATAGTTCACTTTTTATACACCTCTCAATTTTTTATGATGGAGGTTTTATGAAACAAAACAAGCTACTCGGTACGATGCTCTTGTTGCTGGCAATGATGAATCTGTCATTGTTCGCACAAATTCCTCTCTCGAACACTCCGGCAGCGGCAGGTGTTCTAGGCACAACAGATTTCATAACAAATACGAATTATGCTTCGCCGACAACGACCACATTGGCAGAACCTGCCAGTGTTGCCATCGATCCGACGACAGGGAAATTGTTTGTTGCTGATAGGGATAATCGTAGAGTATTGCGTTTCACTTCCGCAGCATCACTCATAAACGGATCAGCAGCGGAAGCTGTATTTGGACAACCGAACTTTACATCCAGAGTACCTAATAACGGCGGAATTTCAGCTGCAACAATGAAAAACCCCAATAGTGTGGTTGTAGATGCGAATGGACGACTCTGGGTTGCTGATCGTGATAATAATCGTATTTTACGTTTTGATAGTGCATCAACAAAAGCAAGCGGTGCAGCAGCGAATGGAGTATTAGGACAATTGACATTTGCCGATAGTACTACAGGAACTACAGCAGGAAGAATGAATGCACCTGCGAGCATTTACGTTGATAGCAAAGGCCGCTTATGGGTTGCTGATAGAGCAAACAATCGAGTGTTACGGTTTGACAGTGCTGCAACAAAAACCAATGGCGCATTGGCTAATGGTGTACTCGGTCAACCGGATCTTGTTACTGTTACAAGTGGTACGACAGCAACAACATTAAGTGCCCCATGGGGTGTTACCGGAGACAGTAAAGGACGTATTTGGATTGCCGACCGTTCTAACAGTCGTGTTCTGCGATTTGATACTGCCGCAACAAAACCAAACGGTGCGTCTGCGGACGGTGTATTAGGACAAGCAACATTTACCACAGCTACGTATGCAAAAACACAAGCAGGACTTGGCGAGCCTCGCGGAGTTGCTGTGGATATTATGGGAAGATTATATGTTGCGGATGAAGGCAATACAAGAATCATGGTCTATAATAGTGCATCAACAAAAGCAAACGGAGCAAATGCAGATTTTGTGATTGGTCAGGCAGATTTTGTTTCAGATCTTGCTCCGAATCCGCCCACTGCAAAAAGTTTAGCATATGCTTTGTCGCTCTTTATTGATCCTGCTACCAGCAATTTGTGGGTGCCGGATCTAGGGAATCATCGTGTGTTACGATTTGAGGTTGGTCCACCATCAGCAATAGGTGTTTTAGGAACAAATAATTTTGCAACGAACACGGATTGGACATCGCCAACGACATCAACATTTGCAGAAGCGGCAAGTGTTGCAATCGATCCCGCTTCCGGAAAAATGTTTGTTGCCGATCGTGATAATCGCAGAGTCTTGCGGTTTAGTTCTGCCGATAAAATGGTAAATGGAGCAGCTGCTGAAGCTGTGTTTGGCCAGCCAAATTTTACGACTCGAACGGCGAACACCGGTGGTATCTCTGCCTCTACAATGAATAATCCGAACGGCGTTTCCGTTGATGCGAACGGACGATTGTGGGTTGCAGATCGAGATAATAATCGTATCCTCCGTTTTGACAGTGCAGCAACAAAAACAAGTTCATCAGCCGCAAATGGTGTACTGGGACAACCTGATTTTGTCACCAACTCTGCTGGCGCTACCGGCGGTAAAATGAGTGCTCCTGCCGGTGTGCATGCCGATGCTAATGGACGACTTTGGGTTGCTGATCGAGCAAATAATCGTGTTCTCCGGTTTGATAATGCTGCTGCCAAGTCAAACGGCTCAACACCTAACGGCGTATTAGGCCAGGCAGATTATTCATCGGTGACAAGCGGAACATCAGTTTCAACAATGAGTGCGCCGTGGGGAGTGTTCTTTGATGTGAATGGACGCTTATGGGTAGCAGACAGAGGGAATAGTCGTGTGTTACGTTTTGATAACGCAGCGACAAAATCAAATGGTGCAGACGCGAATGGTGTGTTAGGACAAGCTCTCTTTACTACGGCAACATTTGCAAAAACACAAGCAGGTCTTGGTGAACCTCGCGGCGTTGCGGTGGATGCAGCAGGTAGATTATATGTTGCTGACGAAGGAAATACTCGCGTAATGGTTTATGATAGTGCAGCAGCAAAAGCAAATGGTGCAAATGCCGATAATGTGTATGGGCAACTTGATTTTACATCCGATGCTTCACCAAACCCTCCGGGTGCTAATACATTGGCATATCCACTCTCGCTTTTCATTGACAATTTGAATAGCTATGTGTGGATACCGGATATTTATAATCACCGTGTATTGCGATTTAAAAGTCCCAAAATAAATCTTGTTGCTCCATCAGCACCGCAACAACTTGCTGCGTATCGTGGAAATCTGCAAGCAACATTAAAATGGAACAAAAATACCGAGGGGGATTTTGCACGATACCGAATCTATGTCGGAACGCTAGCCAATCCCACAACGTTAGTCGATTCGACCTTGGGTGGCCCTTCCGACACCTCCATTGTCATTTATGGACTAACGAATGAAACAAAATATTATTTCCGCATTACTGCTGTGAATATTTATGGTATGCAAAGCGGATACAGCAATGAAGCCACAGCGACACCATCCACATTTGGAACAGCGTTCGGTGTTTTAGGAACAAACAACTTCACCACGAACACAAATTGGACTTCCCCGACGGACTCAACGTTTGCTGAACCGGCAAGCGTTGCCGTCGATCCGACGACTGGAAAATTATTTGTCGCCGATCGGGATAATCGTCGAGTCCTTCGATTCAGTTCAACTGCAAAATTGACCAATGGTGCAAAAGCCGAAGCGGTTTTTGGACAGCCGAATTTTACCACACGAACGGCAAATACCGGCGGAATTTCCGCTTCCACAATGAATAATCCAAACGGCCTCTCCGTTGATGCAAGCGGTCGACTTTGGGTTGCAGACAGAGACAATCATCGTGTGCTGAGATTTGATAATGCATCCTCTAAAGCAAGCTCAGCTGCAGCAGATGGCGTGCTTGGGCAGCCGGATTTTATTACAAACACCTTAGGTGCTTCAGGCGGAAAAATGAATGCTCCGGCAAGTGTTTATGCCGATGCAAATGGCAGATTGTGGGTAGCAGATAGAGCGAACAATCGAGTTCTTCGTTATGATGACGCTGCTGCAAAAGCAAACGGTGGTACACCAAACGGTGTGCTCGGACAAGACAGTTATACATCCACAACCTCAGGAACAACGGCAGCAACAATGAGTGCTCCATGGGGAGTATTTTTGGATATCAATGGTCGCTTATGGGTTGCTGACAGATCGAACAGCCGTGTATTGCGGTTTGATAATGCTGCATCGAAATCAAATGGCGCTGATGCAAACGGCGTGTTAGGTCAGGTAAACTTCACATCATCTGCATTTGCAAAAACTCAAGCAGGTCTCGGTGAACCGCGTGGAGTGACTGTTGATGCAACAGGAAGATTGTATGTTGCAGACGAAGGAAATACACGTGTGATGGTGTATGACAATGCAGCAGCAAAAGCGAATGGCGGAAATGCTGATCAAGTGTACGGTCAGTTTGATTTCGTTTCCGATGAATCACCGACTCCACCGACAGCAAGCAGTTTGGGATATCCATTGTCAGTGTTTGTTGACAATGTAACAAGCAGTGTCTGGATTCCTGATGTATATAATCATCGTGTGTTGCGGTTTAACGGTCCAACGATTACTGTCACTGCTCCGGCAGCTCCTCAAAATCTCAGTGCAGCACGCGGCGTCGGCCAAGTGACAATAAAATGGAATAAAAATCAAGAAGGTGATTTCCTGCGGTATAGAATCTATCGTGGAACTGCGGCAAATCCGACAACGAAAGTCGATTCGGCCACCGGAGGGATTTCCGATACCGTCAAAGTGATGACCGGCCTCACAAATGAAACGAAATACTATTTCCGAATCACAGCAGTAAATATCTACGGCATGGAAAGCGGATATAGTAATGAAGTAGATGCTACACCGTCAACAACCGGTGTTGAAAACGCAGAAAGTAATTTACCGACTGTCTATTCCTTGTCGCAAAATTACCCAAATCCATTTAATCCATCGACAACAATTAAATTCGGATTACCGGAAGCAAGTACAGTTTCATTGAAAATCTATGATGTTCTCGGCAGAGAAGTGGTTACACTTGTCAATAGCCAACTCGCCGCTGGATATTATTCCTATCAATGGAATGCATCAGGACTATCGACCGGTATGTATATCTATCGGATTACGGCAACCTCATCCGATGGGGAAACAGAGCAGAACTTTACGGAAGTTAAAAAACTGATGCTTCAGAAATAATTCTTGGTAATATCATCAACCCTTGAAAGGCGCAGCATTCAATAGAGGAATTTCAATCACCGAATGTTGATTCCTCAAAACCTTTCAAGGGTTTGATGTATGCTCAGCATTATAATGTTCTACAATTCCTTTCTATTTATTGTTACCTTACCGGTATCTTGAAGATGGAAATTCGGTAGAATTGACTTCACCTTTTTGGAAGAATATGCATCTCTCTGGATTACATTGCGCGTTGTTGTTAATGTTCACGCTTCAGCCATTCATCTACTCACAAGCATCCGTTGCCGTAAACGCCGTTGCTCCATCCGTAAATAATTTCGCTTATCCGCAATCTATTTTTGTGGATTCTCCCAATGGACATATTTGGGTGACTGATTTTGATAATCATCGCGTGATGCGGTTCGATGTATCAATCTTGGTATCAATCAACAGAGTCGAAGGTACTACATTCCCAGCAGACCATTTCCTCTCTCAAAATTACCCGAATCCTTTTAATCCTGTAACACAGATTTTCTTTTCTGTGGGAAATACAGGCCATACTTCTGTTGCTGTGTTCAATCTTTTAGGTCAAAAAATAACGGACTTATTCAATGACGTTGCTACATCGAATACGCAATACATGCTCACGTTTGATGCAAAATATTTACCCAGTGGTATTTATTGGTATGCCCTTCGTACAACACAAGGAGTTGTTGTTAAACGAATGTGTTTGATGAAGTAGTTTTTATCGTTAAGGATGTTTAGGAAATGAAACAACAATTGTATGTTTTTGTTTTAATTGCTTTTGGTTTCGGATTACTTTCCGCTCAGTCTCCGCTATTTAACAATATGCCAGCTGCGGGAGTGTTAGGACAATCAATTTTTACAGCAAAACTTTCTGGAACCACGTCAACGTTGTTAAATTCTCCCTCTGGTGTTGCTGTCGATCCAATTTCTGGAAAATTATTTGTTGTCGATCGCTACAATAATCGTGTTCTTCGGTGGAGCTCGTCGGCAAAGATGATTAACGGATCACCGGCAGAAGCGGTGTTCGGTCAACCAGATTTCACAACAGCATCCAGCGGAATATCTGCTTCAAAGTTTAATGATCCTCTCAGAGTCCATCTGGACAATGCCGGAAGATTGTGGGTGAGTGACTATCTCAATAACAGAGTCTTAAGGTTTGATAATGCCTCTTCAAAACTGAGCGGTGCCGCAGCGGATGGAGTGTTAGGACAAGCAGATTTTATTTCAAATTTCGGCGGAACTTCTGCTAATAAATTGAAGGGTCCGGTTGGTGTCTTTGTTGATCGGAAAGGAAACTTGTGGGTCACCGATCGATTAAACCATCGTGTCTTACGATTCGAAATTGCCTCGACGAAATCAAATGGATCAAATGCCGATG
Proteins encoded in this window:
- a CDS encoding PorV/PorQ family protein, yielding MEKNLMQLKKTIFHAILSITLVLPISIYAQSGISPIDIERAGQSGWQFLKINGDARQAALAGAYTAVSHGDASAIFGNPASLSDVKNIDVQINAVQWIADINHQSSAIAYNLGDIGVVGASIAILGYGDIPETINMSTGTSGTTPVVTGNMFTANDIAAGFSFARKITDNLSVGGNIRWMQQQIAELSMRNWSLDFGTMYYTGFKTLRIAITARNFGPDSRFGGWSEEFQTESDNVRMPLDFRAGMAMDFLNEDGSPHFVTVVIEGDHPNDGKEKFHFGASYAFDGIFFLRGGYKFNYDVQRFTFGAGITYPFAGTFGTLNYAYVDFNELTQAHMFSFGFSF
- a CDS encoding T9SS type A sorting domain-containing protein — its product is MHLSGLHCALLLMFTLQPFIYSQASVAVNAVAPSVNNFAYPQSIFVDSPNGHIWVTDFDNHRVMRFDVSILVSINRVEGTTFPADHFLSQNYPNPFNPVTQIFFSVGNTGHTSVAVFNLLGQKITDLFNDVATSNTQYMLTFDAKYLPSGIYWYALRTTQGVVVKRMCLMK
- the rbsK gene encoding ribokinase — its product is MKNKVVVIGSYNTDLTIKTGRIPRPGETVIGGIFSEGGGGKGANQAVAAVRAGAKVSFIARVGNDVLGKEGIQRLSEERIDTRYVFHDTDVATGVAFIVVDERGENSIVVASGANARLHPADIEKAKEEISSAAVLLVQLESPLDAVLAAIKNAHRNGTIVILNPAPAQVLEASILKEIDIITPNKVEAEMLTGTKVTDEESMRTISKKFFDYGIKNVLITLGSKGIFAGLSGSMELIPAYQVRSIDSTGAGDVFSGSLAAFLSEGMSIEKGARMANASASISVTRMGAQNSAPRRTEIEKFIATHASSEAVAFN
- a CDS encoding T9SS type A sorting domain-containing protein, whose amino-acid sequence is MKSNSPFAIFLTFVMLLGQVLIAQESKNMSLLGNYGKGEGESKGIFAAGSVVYYGLGNKIQIASFTNPSTPVKIGSVTVSAVVEDLVRTSINSTQYIVASGGSKMWIANVQNPTTPSLVSTVEVAPGTTCEGIATSGTYAYVAAGGAGFKVYNIATPATPQLVISIDSLEYCESVVISGQYAYIAAGSRSHILDITNPAAPIYVGRIAAYGGYHQYINVRSGYAYVCNYDAGLAVVNVSAPANPVNVMEIPSGYRTARIVFDGNYGYVAVGDSGMSIYNVVNPAAPVYSTKIKTTGRAASLYYGAVSVGGTPTGHIFVANRNPAPGVSAINVSTPTAPVTSSFLAALAAPSGTAYTPFYDNGKVYVAYGTAGLRILDVSNPSSPALLSTVDLGGDSRAVVASGNYAYVAARDSGVYIVDVTNASTPVKINTIKTPRARGISISGTKVYVAASDSGMGVIDITTPTSASVIKYTGNSVYGENVSVNGSIAGITDYSKITFYDISNPSAPVKKGSTGSFKIGNEGFAISGTNAFVPDGDSLKIYKIENLNVPSLVSKIKTGGYGYTAVVDGKYCYVASEGTGVRAINISDPSAPVEDGFYDGVPESRGVVVNGKYIYTAEKLDGLTIYSNDLLTSVSEKNMLMPEKISLHQNYPNPFNPTTFITVDVKTKSFVLLEVFNALGQKVDELLNTQLPAGTMTVPFNGSSLSTGVYLYRLQVNGVSMTKKMMLIK
- a CDS encoding fibronectin type III domain-containing protein, encoding MKQNKLLGTMLLLLAMMNLSLFAQIPLSNTPAAAGVLGTTDFITNTNYASPTTTTLAEPASVAIDPTTGKLFVADRDNRRVLRFTSAASLINGSAAEAVFGQPNFTSRVPNNGGISAATMKNPNSVVVDANGRLWVADRDNNRILRFDSASTKASGAAANGVLGQLTFADSTTGTTAGRMNAPASIYVDSKGRLWVADRANNRVLRFDSAATKTNGALANGVLGQPDLVTVTSGTTATTLSAPWGVTGDSKGRIWIADRSNSRVLRFDTAATKPNGASADGVLGQATFTTATYAKTQAGLGEPRGVAVDIMGRLYVADEGNTRIMVYNSASTKANGANADFVIGQADFVSDLAPNPPTAKSLAYALSLFIDPATSNLWVPDLGNHRVLRFEVGPPSAIGVLGTNNFATNTDWTSPTTSTFAEAASVAIDPASGKMFVADRDNRRVLRFSSADKMVNGAAAEAVFGQPNFTTRTANTGGISASTMNNPNGVSVDANGRLWVADRDNNRILRFDSAATKTSSSAANGVLGQPDFVTNSAGATGGKMSAPAGVHADANGRLWVADRANNRVLRFDNAAAKSNGSTPNGVLGQADYSSVTSGTSVSTMSAPWGVFFDVNGRLWVADRGNSRVLRFDNAATKSNGADANGVLGQALFTTATFAKTQAGLGEPRGVAVDAAGRLYVADEGNTRVMVYDSAAAKANGANADNVYGQLDFTSDASPNPPGANTLAYPLSLFIDNLNSYVWIPDIYNHRVLRFKSPKINLVAPSAPQQLAAYRGNLQATLKWNKNTEGDFARYRIYVGTLANPTTLVDSTLGGPSDTSIVIYGLTNETKYYFRITAVNIYGMQSGYSNEATATPSTFGTAFGVLGTNNFTTNTNWTSPTDSTFAEPASVAVDPTTGKLFVADRDNRRVLRFSSTAKLTNGAKAEAVFGQPNFTTRTANTGGISASTMNNPNGLSVDASGRLWVADRDNHRVLRFDNASSKASSAAADGVLGQPDFITNTLGASGGKMNAPASVYADANGRLWVADRANNRVLRYDDAAAKANGGTPNGVLGQDSYTSTTSGTTAATMSAPWGVFLDINGRLWVADRSNSRVLRFDNAASKSNGADANGVLGQVNFTSSAFAKTQAGLGEPRGVTVDATGRLYVADEGNTRVMVYDNAAAKANGGNADQVYGQFDFVSDESPTPPTASSLGYPLSVFVDNVTSSVWIPDVYNHRVLRFNGPTITVTAPAAPQNLSAARGVGQVTIKWNKNQEGDFLRYRIYRGTAANPTTKVDSATGGISDTVKVMTGLTNETKYYFRITAVNIYGMESGYSNEVDATPSTTGVENAESNLPTVYSLSQNYPNPFNPSTTIKFGLPEASTVSLKIYDVLGREVVTLVNSQLAAGYYSYQWNASGLSTGMYIYRITATSSDGETEQNFTEVKKLMLQK